A genomic window from Brassica oleracea var. oleracea cultivar TO1000 chromosome C8, BOL, whole genome shotgun sequence includes:
- the LOC106312243 gene encoding oxalate--CoA ligase: protein MESDTLTGLLKNVAEKFPDRRALSVSGKFDLTHARLNDLIELAASRLVSAAGIKPGDVVALTFPNTVEFVIMFLAVIRARATAAPLNAAYTAEEFEFYLSDSDSKLLVTSKEGNAPAQEAASKLNISHVTATLLDAGSNLALSVADSDSVSDSASELVNSPDDPALFLHTSGTTSRPKGVPLTQLNLVSSVKNIKSVYKLTESDSTVIVLPLFHVHGLLAGLLSSLGAGAAVTLPAAGRFSATTFWADMNKYDATWYTAVPTIHQIILDRHASQPEPEYPRLRFIRSCSASLAPVILSRLEEAFGAPVLEAYAMTEATHLMSSNPLPEEGPHKPGSVGKPVGQEMAILNEKGEIQEPNSKGEVCIRGPNVTKGYKNNPDANKAGFEFGWFHTGDIGYFDSDGYLHLVGRIKELINRGGEKISPIEVDSVLLTHPDVSQGVAFGVPDEKYGEEINCAVIPREGTTVTEEDIKTFCKKNLAAFKVPKRVFITDNLPKTASGKIQRRIVAQHFLEKP, encoded by the exons ATGGAGAGCGATACACTCACCGGACTATTGAAGAACGTCGCCGAGAAATTCCCCGATCGCCGAGCGCTCTCGGTTTCGGGAAAATTCGATCTCACTCACGCGCGTCTCAACGATCTAATCGAACTCGCCGCTTCACGCCTTGTCTCCGCCGCCGGAATCAAGCCAGGCGATGTGGTGGCTCTCACTTTCCCCAACACCGTCGAG TTTGTTATTATGTTTCTGGCGGTGATAAGAGCTCGTGCCACGGCGGCGCCGTTGAACGCGGCGTACACGGCGGAGGAATTCGAGTTTTACCTCTCCGATTCAGACTCGAAGCTGTTAGTAACCTCTAAAGAAGGTAACGCGCCGGCTCAAGAAGCAGCTTCGAAGCTCAACATCTCTCACGTCACCGCCACGCTCCTCGACGCCGGCTCGAACCTCGCTCTCTCCGTGGCCGATTCCGACTCGGTCTCTGACTCAGCTTCGGAGCTCGTTAACAGCCCCGACGATCCTGCTCTCTTCCTCCACACTTCCGGCACCACGAGCCGTCCCAAGGGTGTACCGCTCACGCAGCTGAATCTTGTCTCCTCCGTCAAGAACATTAAATCGGTTTACAAACTCACCGAGTCTGATTCGACTGTCATTGTTCTCCCTCTGTTCCACGTTCATGGATTGTTAGCCGGATTGCTCAGCTCGCTTGGAGCTGGTGCGGCCGTGACTCTCCCCGCTGCTGGTAGATTCTCTGCGACAACGTTTTGGGCTGACATGAACAAGTATGACGCCACGTGGTATACTGCTGTTCCCACCATTCATCAGATCATATTGGACCGCCACGCCAGCCAACCTGAGCCGGAGTATCCTAGACTCCGGTTCATTAGGAGTTGCAGTGCTTCTTTGGCTCCG GTGATATTGTCCAGGCTTGAGGAAGCTTTCGGAGCACCGGTTCTAGAGGCTTATGCTATGACGGAAGCAACCCACCTGATGAGTTCTAATCCTTTACCTGAGGAAGGTCCACACAAGCCTGGGTCTGTTGGGAAACCAGTGGGTCAAGAAATGGCGATCCTTAATGAGAAAGGGGAGATACAAGAGCCAAATAGCAAGGGAGAGGTTTGTATAAGAGGTCCAAATGTGACAAAGGGTTACAAGAACAATCCGGATGCCAACAAGGCAGGTTTCGAGTTTGGATGGTTCCACACTGGTGATATCGGTTACTTTGATTCCGATGGGTATTTGCATCTGGTGGGTCGGATCAAAGAGCTTATTAACCGTGGAG GTGAGAAAATATCCCCAATTGAAGTGGATTCAGTGCTCTTAACTCATCCTGATGTTTCTCAAGGAGTTGCGTTTGGGGTTCCTGATGAGAAATATGGCGAAGAG ATTAACTGTGCGGTGATTCCAAGGGAAGGAACAACAGTGACCGAAGAGGACATAAAAACGTTCTGTAAGAAGAATCTTGCAGCTTTCAAGGTGCCGAAGAGAGTGTTCATCACTGATAACCTCCCCAAAACTGCCTCTGGTAAGATTCAGCGCCGTATCGTCGCTCAGCATTTCCTCGAGAAACCCTAA